The following DNA comes from Capsicum annuum cultivar UCD-10X-F1 chromosome 7, UCD10Xv1.1, whole genome shotgun sequence.
tcccatgaatggagtaatgtgatttggtaagaaggggaatctcagtccctgttatgttgtcCCTGGCCCCTATTTAATTTTGAAGATATTGGGAAATGTTTCCTATGAGCTAGAATTACCTACAAGCTTGGCTTCTATTCTCCCTTTGTTTTTTGTGTCCATGTTAAAGaaatgcgtgggtgatcctttcttGGTGGTGCCTATTAAAAATATCACTATCTCGAGTTCCTTGTCATTTGAGCTGATTGGAAATCTAAAAACGCATGAGCTCAAGACGCAACAAGAGCTAGAGAAGAAAGATTTCAAAAGGGAAAAATATCTGGCATTAAAGGCTTCAAAGCATGACTCAAGTGAAGAAGAGAGTGATATTGCCTATTTGGCAAGCAGAATTgttaaatcaatgaaaaagagTGGCCATgtccaaagaagaagaagcaacaaTAATAAGGGAAGCAATGTCGATGTGTGTCACAAGTGTGAAAGTCCTGAACATTTTATAAATGACTGTCCAATTCACAAGATGGTTCATCAGGATTACCTTAAGGCTGAGAGTGACAAAGGAAATATCAGGGACCAGATTCCTGATAATTCATAAAAGAAGGCAGCAACTGAATATGCTGTAAAGCAATCTCTGGCAGTATAGGGAGACTCTTCTAGTGATTTAGGTAAAGATGAAAATACTAGAGGTGTTTCTATGCTAGTAGTGGTGGATAAGAAAGTGACCTTGGACACCTTGTTTGCTTTTATGGAAAACACTGAGGATgtagaagaaaatgaggtaacactCTCAGAATTAAAGAAAACCTAGAAAACTCCTCTATAAAAAGGCTTGCCAATATATAGATTGATTCTATGTGTGAAATGGCTTATGAAAAAAATGCTTTGGAAGAAAAGGTAGAGAGTCAAGAGCTTGGGTTAATTACTCTAACTCTTTCAAATATCTGAAACTAAAGAGCAAGTTActaagttgaaatctgaaaattcagtCTTAGTCAATCAACTAGAAAAAGCTAATAGTGCTTGTGATAAAGAAAAGGTTAATACTCTAGAAGAAAAGATTGAAGATCAGGAGCTTGAACTGATAGCTTTGAATCCCCCCGGATATCAGGAACTGATCTATAAGTTGCTAAAGTGAAACTTGAAAATCTGAGTTAGGTAAGTCAACTGGATAAAGAAGATGGTTCCAATTATAAAGGGAAAAAGGAAATCTCAAAGTTTCAGGTTAAGCTTGAAAAAGGCCAGAAAGTCTCAAAGGCTTCTCATAAATGCACTTTAGCAGAATGAAGAGTTAGAACGAGACCTGATCCATCTAAGGGATGACTTAATAAATCCCTATAGTGAACTGTATCTTCTCAGATCTTTTCTAACTTTACTAATCAAGGTGCTAAAAATGGGAAGGGGATTGGTTATCAAGAAAGAATCCAACCTTGTGGGTCTCAAGAGACAATTTCTCATAATGCTAAGAAAAAAGTTCCCAGCCTCAATGCAttcattgtggaagagatggacatatAAGGGGTAATTGTCAGATCTAGATTAGAgctaggatgaatgtttctaaatATATTAAACAAGGAAATGCTCATTCTAAGGGTCTCAAGCcttacataattattaaaaagaactctctacctagatgggaCAAAAGGGATTTGATCATACCATTATCCCATTACTGGGAACTCAGACAtaagtgggttcccaaatatGGCAAGTGATCATGATTCTAGGAATGAGAAGGGGATTATAGTTAAGAATAGCTCTTTGATTGAAAGAGTTCAAAGATCAATGATGGAAGGTCTGACTGtgctctctctctcaagacacttcaggTAAAGGTTTCTTTTTGAGAACAGAGAATTTCAAGGATCTAATCCTATCCTATGAAAGCTGATATTCAACAATAGAATGTGTGAAGTTTGTCTTCTAAAGAAAGCCCTAGAATGACCTTTAGATATGATGAACGAAaatactctaaaaaaataaactaaaaaggtATTCTGTAGTTGGTTAAGAAGAGTGCATGTATCTTTTCATTTGTTAGGAAAATCATTGATACTTAGTGGCGTTAAAGATAATGAGAAAGAGGATAAAAAATATAGATGAGTTCTGATTCTAAGGAACCCAGTCACTAGGAAATTCATCTCAGAAAGAGAAGCTTCCGAAGCCTAAATTAAGTCAAGTATGGGACCTGGTCTGCAGAACTGCTTTGGGGAACAAGTTCTGAAAAAAGATGTGGAAGAATTAAAGCATAATGCTGACTTGACCTAATATGTGAATCAATGCCTTCCCATAAAAATTGGCTATGATAAAGAGGCAGGTATCCTTATTGAAGTTGGTGCATTTTAGTCTAACTCAGTCCTATACCcatgcaggtatacacccatgtgAACAACTTAGGAAGTGGACAAAAATGACAAGCACGGACTTAAAGATTCACTCAAAAGAGAGGGATCTAGTGTtttctctcaggttagtatcacaAAGTCtgctttaataatcataaaatatactGTCTGAGAAATCCATGTATCTTTTCCTTCCCTCATAAAAGCTGTTATTTCGTTTGCAAAATGAAGAGTCACTCTTATCAAAACCAAACATGTCATTCTCTGATGACAATAGTCACCTCTTTAAATTGCTAAAATAGGCTACTTCCTAGTCAGAGTATCAACTCATCACTCATCGCCTCATACTAATCCAAACCGATCCTTCTTATTCTCTTTCCTCTAGAAAATCAAATTGAATATGAACTCATTGAATGTCTTGATCCTTCAACAACCAAAGCCACTAAAAACTTTGTCTTAGGTCCTCTAGGTAAAAGTCTGGTAACCTTGCTATAATGAGGTAGAAGCATATAAGCtatgaaaaggaaaaaagctTCTGAGGGACTTGGTACCAAGAAGAAAAAGTTGCTATTGAAAGGGTAGAGGAAAGTAATGAGACTAAAGAATCAGATGAAGAATGTGGATGGTTAAAAGCGGATTAAAATGGTAATGACTCAAAAAGTTATCTTAGGAAAGAACTCTTGATCCCAAAATATGTGATAAAAGGGAGACATAAAATACCATATGGGTACCTTCTCAACAAAGTATTTGATCACTTTAGGGTACCTGGGAAAAGGAGATCACATGGAATAATAAAGCTAATATTTAGTTTGAACAAAACTTGTGGAGAATGTATATCAAGTATCTAAATTGCTAGCTTTTCAGGAGAAGTTGGGAATGGAAATAGAGAAGTTAAAAATCAAGCCAGCTTTCAAAGATGTTGGATTAAATATATTTGACATTGCTGAATCAAAGGCTATCCTCTGAAGGACTAGGTGCGACTGATGAACATGCAACTGGAAATAGCAAGAATGGCTAAACTAAATGCTGACATGAAGATCCTTACCAAACAATTGGTGGATACTCACTTTACTATAGATGCAATAATGGAGTactatttaaatcctttttaccCAATCTTTCTTCCACCTGAGCCCTGTTATCCTTATTCTCTCATCAACCTTGTGTCAGTTCCATATCCTGGTTCTCATAATGGCTTTCAAGTATAGTtatcttataatgattattttagcctactctactggtactgactatTATGagtgaataaatatttaatttgtgTATCTCATTTGTCTTTTAACTTTAGAGCTTTCCtacatgttagtgttgccccagtgcccatgagttaactaatctgTGCTtatgtttactcttggtttactgttaatcCTTTTCAATAATTCCAAAAGGAGGAATACTGAGTTCATGTAGTAGGGACTAGACACCAAGTAAATTAAGATGCTGATCTAAAGAGAGTCATACAGACATTGGGGAAGTGTGTAAATACAAAGAcaccaaataaaataaaggtgTACAATGACACGGGGTAGTTTTTACTACCAAATGAtaataagggactaggtccctatgttgcatgataaaaaaaaaagcatgATCATAAGGGGAGTATTCATATTCAGGTGGTAATCACTATgattaaatgtgataaatgtgcactaatgctcaaattgtatggttttgtttgtcatcatcaaaaaggggcaAAATTGCTATATGCAGTGTTGATGATGAGTATCTAAACTacgagggaccaggtccctggacgtGTAAAGTACAATAAAGCTGGCACGCGTCTTCTGCATAATTTTGTTATCTTGTGTAACgaacttgcaggtgctattttgtattgACTTGGACCGCTGATCCAATGATCATTCATGCCCTACTCATCAGccaactataaaagaaaagagatgccTCTTCAATAATTTGTTTTTTTGCAAAAACCTCATTTTAACATtactcaagttcttagctatttatgtgatcttaaaaagaaattattatagAATGAGATTGATTTTTAactgaactactcatgttataagagtggtgttttctttttgagagtgcagcttaggtagagtttcctaagcttgAGACTAATTAGAGCTAGTCAATATAGAGGGAGTCCttagtagagttaccaagatgagctggTAGTAGAGTTGATGCTAAAACAAGGAGCCTAAATTTAGGCTGAAATATAGACTATAACCAGGAGGTTAATTATAGTGGATATcattggtgcttgtgagggaaagtcaTGATTTTTCCCATACTTGGTTTCTACGTAAAAATCCTtgtgtgttttactctttctgcCCTATCTTTAATTTCCCTgcactttattatttgattgctTGTGTTGGATTtcgagggacctggtcccttactgtgCAGAGCATTTCCATAGGGTTTCATGAGTTAGCCTCCACGATAAGGTCCTCACCACAGACCTATAAAAAAATCTAACTGGCTTGTTCTATTTTTATTGGGACGAGGGGTAATGAGGTCCTTTCACTTATAAATGACCTTTAAGTACTATATGAGCCAATTCTCATTAGTTTTAATGATACGAAGGGCTATTACTTCACTTTCAAATGATCCACTTCAAATTTCCCCTTTCAAGTCAAGGCTAGAGTTTTAAGGaggtggtcatctagggttctaaaggtgttatctttttgaaaattcttggTAATTAATGTATGTACCTCTTTCCGTATACTTATCTTTTATTTATGGCATGAAGTTATTATTATGCATGGTTTTGATGTTAGgatttgaactatgggttgagggttttgaacgTATTTGGTTAAAATGTTTTCCTATGATTATTTTGGAATTATTATGCATGGAATTGATGATCTATGAACTCTTTTGATGCAATGGGATGGCGAATGAATTTAGAGGCCCAATGGATTCCCAAAATAAATAGTTTAggtatggaaattgataataacctctACCCACTTGCATAATGGGCTTTGGAATATGATTTATCTCTTGGTTTGGCTGTTCTTTTTGAAATCTTTCATTTCATAAATGGTAAATAGAACATGAGTTGGTTGCGTTTGGTTTTCAAATGGTTTAGTAAAGGCCTTGGAGACCATGGCTTAGGTTTTTAAATTGGAAATTGTGgagtgataatgctcaacttacacgttaatttagtgcaaggcggtcgtcgttaatatatttacccaactttggagtcggggtcgaatccacgaggaacaatgtgagtggcgattaaactaatttgaaacaaatgataaaatggggggtttttaatTTGTGAATTATGTTCTAACTAATTGTAACAGAGTTATTCCATCTAATGATTCTTTTTGTAAGTCGTAATTCAATGTTATTAAACAAaccagagttatggttaccaagattcTTGAACATCTAGGGTTGTGAATCAATTTAGAGTTCCAATTGACAACGTCAATTGCAAGAGTAGTTGAATCCTAATATCTGCCCATTCGTTTATCAACCTCCGTGGGCAGCCTATCctttaattctctcgaacttaaagaatACATTGGTTATTCAACTATTCTCTCATGTAGACCAATCCGGTTAAGGAATTTTCCATTAATCTAAAT
Coding sequences within:
- the LOC124885779 gene encoding uncharacterized protein LOC124885779, whose translation is MLKKCVGDPFLVVPIKNITISSSLSFELIGNLKTHELKTQQELEKKDFKREKYLALKASKHDSSEEESDIAYLASRIVKSMKKSGHVQRRRSNNNKGSNVDVCHKCESPEHFINDCPIHKMVHQDYLKAESDKGNIRDQIPDNS